The DNA segment GCGCCGGTCTAGAGGCGCCGGGAAGGATCCTGCCATCGACGGTACTTATCCGGTAACACGCGCTGTCATTCCGGCAGCCGGCCTCGGAACCCGTATGCGCCCGCTTACCTTGACCACGCCCAAGGAGCTGCTTCCGCTGGGGCGCCGGCTTGTGCTTCAGGTGGTGCTTGCCGAACTAGCGACTGCCGGCGTGCGGCGCGTGCTGATCATCGTGTCGCCGCAGAAGCCGCAGATTCAGGCGGCGCTTGGCAGTAGCTGGCGGGAGGAGGGCGGTGAGTGCGTAGAGCTGGAGTACGCGGTGCAGCCGGAGCCGCGCGGATCAGGCGACGCGGTGCTCCGGGCCGAGGAGTGGGCGGCGGGCGAGCCGGTGGTGGTGGCGTTTGGCGACTGCGTCATCGCTGCCGGAAGTGCGGAGCCGCCGCTTCTCCGGATGCAGCGCTGCTATTCCGCGAACGGCGCCGGCGCGGTGGTGCTGGTGGAAGTCGTGCCGGCCGAGCACGTGAGCCGCTACGGCATCGTACGTCCCATGGACGTGGTGTCGGCTGCCGACCCGTTTCTGCTGAGCGGCCTGGTCGAGAAGCCGATGCCGTTGGAAGCCCCCTCAAACTTTGCGGTGTCCGCCCGCTTCATTGTGGGCCCGGGGATCTATACGGCGCTCCGCGCCCAGACGCCCGACTTTCGTGGCGAGACGAACCTTACGGAAGCTATCGCTACGACGGCGCACGAAGGACCGCCGGTGTGGGCCGTCCCGCTGCGGAGTGGTGAGGAACGTCTGGATACCGGCGCGTTCGATGGTTACCTAGCCGCGTTTGTGCGCCACGCGATGCAGGATGAGGCTGCCGGCGGTCGCGCGCGCGAAGAGGCTGCCCGGCTTCTTGCGCCTGGCGGCTGACATCGCGGCTGCGCGCGCCTCGGCGTGCTGCGGAGGTCTCGGCTCCTGCCGCGAGTGCCGGGTACTATAAGGCTCCGGCCGGCGAGGTGGAGGATGGTTTGAAAGTTCCTTTTGCGGACTTGCATGCGCAGTATCTGGAGCTGAAGGAGGAGATCGACACCGCGATTGTTTCGGTGATCGAGAGCGCCGTCTTCAGTGGCGGACCGGTGGTAGCGCAGCTGGAAGAGCGGATCGCCGCCGATTGCGGCGCTCAATACGGAGTGGCTGTCGCCTCCGGTACCGATGCACTGATGCTCTCGCTCAAGGCCTGCGGCATCCAGCCCGGCGATGAGGTGATCACCACGCCGTTCAGCTTTGGCGCCACATCGGAGGCAATCGCCTTGCTCGGCGCCACTCCCGTGTTTGTGGATATCGATGGCTGCAGCTTCAACCTGAATCCCGAAGGTATCGAGTCAGCCATAACCTCCCGCACGCGCGCGCTGCTGCCTGTGGACCTCTACGGTCAGATGGCCGATAGGAGCGCTTTCGCGGCGATCTCTGAGCGGCACGGCCTGCGGTGGGTGAACGATTCGGCGCAGGCCGTTGGCGCGCTGCAGCATGGTGCTCCGATTGCGGCTCTGGGTCACGCCACCGTACTCTCTTTCTACTGCAGCAAGAACCTTGGCGCGTATGGCGATGGCGGAATGGTGTTGACCAGTGACCCGGAGCTAGCCGCCCTGCTGGTAAGCCTTCGCGGCCATGGAACCGAGCACCACAAGTACCATTACGAGCGGATCGGCTACTGCAGCCGTCTGGATGCGCTGCAGGCTGCGGTGCTGCTCGCGAAGTTGCCGCGTTTGCAGACGTGGAACGACCTTCGGCGGAGAAATGCCGAGCTCTACGCCCGGCTGCTCTCAGAGTTCGCGGCGGAGTTCGGGATCGTTCTGCCGCGCGAAGAGCCCGGCAATCACCATGTCTTCCACCAGTACACCATCCAGCACCCCCAACGCGAGGCGCTGCGCGAGTATTTGAAGCAGCGCGGCGTTGCGACGGAGATCTACTATCCGTGGCCACTGCACCAGATGCCGGCATACGCCGGTTTCAACCGTGCCGGAGCAGAGTTTCCCGCTGCCGAGCGCGCCGCCCGTCAGGTTCTGTCACTGCCCGTCCATCCTGAGCTCACCGAGGATCAGATCGCGTACGTGGCACGGTGTATTCGCGAGTTCCATTCGAGAGGCGCGCTGTAGGTGCGCGCGATGATTCTGGCTGCGGGAGTAGGCGCGCGCCTCCACCCGCTCACTAGCCAGCTGCCGAAGCCCATGGTTCCTGTAGCCAACCGGCCCGTGATGGCGTATCTGCTCGAGCTGCTGGCGGCGCACGGATTCAAAGAGTTATGGGTGAACCTGCACTATCTCGGCGATAAGATCGAGCAGCATTTCGGCGATGGATCGGCGTTTGGCGTCTCGATCCACTGGCAGCCGGAGGAGCGCCTCTATGGGGACGCCGGCAGTTTGAAGCGCGCCGCCGGCTTCTTTCAGGAGGGTCCTGTACTGGTCATCGGCGGTGACGACCTCACCGACCTCGACCTGACCGCGTTCCTGGCGCACCACCGGGATAACCGGGCTGACGCCACGATCGCGCTTTCACCGGTGGAAGAGACTTCGCAATACGGCGTGGCGGTGCTGGACGAACGCGGCGTGGTGGTGGGCTTTCAGGAGAAGGTCCCACTCTCCGAGGCGAAGTCGAAGCTGGCGAATACCGGCATCTACCTCTTCAACCGCGAGTTGTTGGACCTGATCCCGGCTGAGGGGGCGCCGCTGCTCGGCCGGTTTCTGCTTCCCGAGATTCTGCGCCTCGGCAAGAAGCTCTGCGGCTATCCAACCAGCGCATACTGGCGGGATGTCGGTGACCTGGAAGTCTACCGGCAGTCGCAGAGCGATCTTTTGCGCGGGCGGATGCAGTGCCGGCTTCCGGTTGCGGAGAGCTCGGCCGGCGTGTGCATTGCGTCAACGGCGCAGGTTGCGGCCGGCGCCCGGATCAAGGCTCCCGTCCTCATTGGCGAAGAGTGTGTCGTTGCGGAGGGCGCATGTATCGGCCCGGATACCGTGCTGGGAGATGGATGCCGGATTGACGCCGGCGCCCGTGTTGCTTCGACCGTGTTGTGGTCGGGCGTGCGGGTTGCCGAAGGGGTTCAGCTGGAGTCGTGCGCGGTCGGTTCAGGCGCTACTGTGGCTCAGTCGCACGAGGGTCAGATTCTCGCCGGCGGCTGATCTGCCGTTTTGACGAAGGGCACGGGGGGTTGACGTCGCGGGGCAGCCTGTGCTAGACTACTAACTACCTCAGTAGTGAAGCACGGATCGAAACGACAGAGACCTATGGATCACGAGCTACTCTCGGGATTGCGGGAGTTCGGCTGGACAGAGTACGAGGCCCGGGCCTATCTGGCGCTGCTGCCTTTGGGTAGGGCGACCGGCTATCGGGTCGCCCAGGTTGCGGGCCTGCCCACCGCCAAAATCTATGAAGTGCTGCGTCGCCTGGAGCGTCGCGGCGCCGTTTTTGCCGTTATTTCGGGAGACGTTCGTCACACGGAGTATGCGGCGGTAGAGCTCGACGAGTTCCTGAGAGGCTTGCGCGCCCGCTCGCAGCGCCATCTCGATGCGGTGGAGGAGGGCCTGCTGCGGCTGCGGCAGGCGCCGGCTGCCGCAGCAGGCGGCATGACGCGCCTGTGCGGGCGTGACGCCGTGCTCGAGCAGGCTGGAAGGATGCTGGATGGGGCGACGCGCGCGGCGCTGGTGGCAGCCTCGCCGGAGTACCGTCTCGCCTTGCGGCCGGCTGTGACGGGCTGCCGCAGGCGCGGTGTCTCCGTCGCGGTTCATGCGGCGGCGCCGGAAGGGCGGTGCATCGCGCTCGTCGTGGACGAAGCCCGACTGCTGCTTGGAAGTGGCGCCGGCGCGTCTATGGAAGCCTGCTGCGGCGAGTGCGCGGGCGCGGCAGCGGCGCTGGCAAGGCTCCTGCCTCGCGGGCGGACCGCGACGGCGACGGGCGCCTTTGAGATGACGCGCGAGCAGTGGCTTGACTTTGAGGAAGAGAAGCAGCGGAAACTGCTCATTGCTGTGGCGGCGGCCGGCGCCGCGCCATGGCACTGAGGAACCCGGTGGCGTCGCGCGCGGCCGGAGGGCGATTCAGGAGCTGTGTGAGAGAGAGAAACCGAAAGGATGGAGTATGACACCCGATAACACCGTGCTCGAGGCGCCTGCGCGGCTGCCGCACGACGTGAAGGACCTGAAGCTGGCTGCAAAGGGCCGGCTGCGGATTGAGTGGGCGGAGATGGAGATGCCGGTTCTGCGGCTGATCAAGGAGCGCTTCGAGCGTGAAAAGCCGCTGCAGGGCATGCGGCTCGCGGCATGCCTGCATGTCACCACCGAAACGGCCAACCTGGCGATCACGCTGAAGGCGGGCGGCGCCGAGGTCTACCTCTGCGCCTCCAATCCGCTCTCGACGCAGGATGATGTCGCCGCCGCGCTCGTCAGCGAGTTCGGCATTGCCACATTTGCGATAAAGGGCGAGGACAACGACACCTACTACCGGCATATCCATGCCGTGCTCGACAGCCATCCGCAGATCACCATGGATGACGGCGCCGATACCGTCGGCGTAATTCACAGTGAGCGCAAGGAGCTGATCGACGGCATTGTGGGTGGCACGGAGGAGACCACGACCGGCGTCATCCGGCTGCGGGCGATGGCCGCGGAAGGCGTGCTGGCCTACCCGATTGTGGCGGTGAACGATGCCGACACCAAACACCTCTTCGACAACCGGTACGGCACCGGCCAGAGCACCGTGGACGGAATCATTCGCGCAACCAACCGGCTGCTTGCAGGCAGCGTCTTCGTGGTCGCCGGCTACGGCTGGTGCGGGCGCGGTGTTGCGCTGCGGGCGCGCGGCCATGGCGCTCACGTGATCGTGACCGAGGTCGATCCGGTTCGCGCGCTGGAGGCCAATAT comes from the Armatimonadota bacterium genome and includes:
- a CDS encoding NTP transferase domain-containing protein — protein: MRPLTLTTPKELLPLGRRLVLQVVLAELATAGVRRVLIIVSPQKPQIQAALGSSWREEGGECVELEYAVQPEPRGSGDAVLRAEEWAAGEPVVVAFGDCVIAAGSAEPPLLRMQRCYSANGAGAVVLVEVVPAEHVSRYGIVRPMDVVSAADPFLLSGLVEKPMPLEAPSNFAVSARFIVGPGIYTALRAQTPDFRGETNLTEAIATTAHEGPPVWAVPLRSGEERLDTGAFDGYLAAFVRHAMQDEAAGGRAREEAARLLAPGG
- a CDS encoding adenosylhomocysteinase; translated protein: MPHDVKDLKLAAKGRLRIEWAEMEMPVLRLIKERFEREKPLQGMRLAACLHVTTETANLAITLKAGGAEVYLCASNPLSTQDDVAAALVSEFGIATFAIKGEDNDTYYRHIHAVLDSHPQITMDDGADTVGVIHSERKELIDGIVGGTEETTTGVIRLRAMAAEGVLAYPIVAVNDADTKHLFDNRYGTGQSTVDGIIRATNRLLAGSVFVVAGYGWCGRGVALRARGHGAHVIVTEVDPVRALEANMDGFTVMPMEKAAPIADQFCTLTGDIHVLRGEHFAEMKDGAIISNSGHFNVEIDLEALAGMAVARRQVREFVEEFTLPSGRRLYVLGEGRLINLASAEGHPASVMDMSFANQALCAEYMVKNAATMTKTVYPVPEAIDKEIARLKLSSMGIQIDTLTAEQVQYLASWNVGT
- a CDS encoding DegT/DnrJ/EryC1/StrS family aminotransferase, which gives rise to MKVPFADLHAQYLELKEEIDTAIVSVIESAVFSGGPVVAQLEERIAADCGAQYGVAVASGTDALMLSLKACGIQPGDEVITTPFSFGATSEAIALLGATPVFVDIDGCSFNLNPEGIESAITSRTRALLPVDLYGQMADRSAFAAISERHGLRWVNDSAQAVGALQHGAPIAALGHATVLSFYCSKNLGAYGDGGMVLTSDPELAALLVSLRGHGTEHHKYHYERIGYCSRLDALQAAVLLAKLPRLQTWNDLRRRNAELYARLLSEFAAEFGIVLPREEPGNHHVFHQYTIQHPQREALREYLKQRGVATEIYYPWPLHQMPAYAGFNRAGAEFPAAERAARQVLSLPVHPELTEDQIAYVARCIREFHSRGAL
- a CDS encoding NDP-sugar synthase; translated protein: MILAAGVGARLHPLTSQLPKPMVPVANRPVMAYLLELLAAHGFKELWVNLHYLGDKIEQHFGDGSAFGVSIHWQPEERLYGDAGSLKRAAGFFQEGPVLVIGGDDLTDLDLTAFLAHHRDNRADATIALSPVEETSQYGVAVLDERGVVVGFQEKVPLSEAKSKLANTGIYLFNRELLDLIPAEGAPLLGRFLLPEILRLGKKLCGYPTSAYWRDVGDLEVYRQSQSDLLRGRMQCRLPVAESSAGVCIASTAQVAAGARIKAPVLIGEECVVAEGACIGPDTVLGDGCRIDAGARVASTVLWSGVRVAEGVQLESCAVGSGATVAQSHEGQILAGG
- a CDS encoding TrmB family transcriptional regulator, translating into MDHELLSGLREFGWTEYEARAYLALLPLGRATGYRVAQVAGLPTAKIYEVLRRLERRGAVFAVISGDVRHTEYAAVELDEFLRGLRARSQRHLDAVEEGLLRLRQAPAAAAGGMTRLCGRDAVLEQAGRMLDGATRAALVAASPEYRLALRPAVTGCRRRGVSVAVHAAAPEGRCIALVVDEARLLLGSGAGASMEACCGECAGAAAALARLLPRGRTATATGAFEMTREQWLDFEEEKQRKLLIAVAAAGAAPWH